The Rhizobium sp. CCGE531 genomic sequence CCGAATCGCCATTCTCTGCAAGCGCGACGACACCTGCCGCCTGCCCGACGACGGGAATGCCCATGGCGCGCGCGACGATGACGACATGGCTCGTAACCGCGCCCTCTTCCAGCACCAGGCCGCGAATGTTGGCGCGGGGATAATCGAGCAGTTCCGCTGCACCCATGGCGCGCGCGAAGATGATCGCATCGTTTGGAAAACCCTCGGCGCTGGTGCGGCCCGAATGGCCGATGAGCTGCCGGAGCAATCGGTTCGCCAGGTCCTCGAAATCGTGCATGCGCTCGCGAAGATAGGGATCGGTCAGGCGCATCATGCGCGCCTTCGTGTCGCTCTGCACCTTTTCGACCGCCGCTTCCGCGGTCAGGCCATTGCGGACGGCTTCCTCGAGCTTGCGCACCCAGCCCTGGTCGTGCGCGAACATGCGGTAGGTTTCAAGCACCTCGCGATGCTCGCCCTCCATCGAGACGTCGCGGCGCGACAGCATGTCGTCGATCGAGATGCGCAGCGAGCCGAGCGCTTCGGCCAGGCGGCCGATTTCCTTGTCGGCATCATCGTTCAGCAGGTTGGTGACGACGATGCGCGGCTCGTGCAGAACGACATAACCGAGGCCGATGCCTTCATTGTAGGTATCGCCGTCGATGGTGACAGAGCGGGTGAGATCGAGCTCCAGGCCGGGCTTGGTGATCTTCTTCAGCTCGCCGGTGGCGATCATTTCGGCCAGCACCATGGCCGTCGTTTCGAGCGCCTCCAGCTCTTCCTCGCGATAGGTGCGGCTCGCCTTGTTCTGAACGACGAGAACGCCGAGCGACCGCCCCGTGCGCAGGATCGGCACGCCGAGGAAGGAGTGGTAGATCTCTTCGCCGGTTTCCGGCAGGTAGCGGTAGGCGGGATGCGATTGCGCGTCCGAAAGGTTCAGCGGCTGGGCGGAGGCGGCAATCGTGCCGACAAGGCCCTGCCCCATCTTCAATTGCGAAAGGTGGACGGCCTCTTTCTTCAGACCCTCGGTAGCATAAAGTTCGAGGACGCCGTCCGCGCGCAGCACATAGACCGAGCAGACCTCGGCGACCATGTTGCTGGCAATCTGGCGGACGATCCGGTCAAGGCGCTCCTGCGGCTCCAGCGGCTCCGCCATCAACTCGCGTAGCCGCTTGAGCAGAACGCGTGGACCGCCGGATAGGTCTCTCATTGCGCCACTAGCTCCCGAATCAAGATGTCATGCCCGTCTTGCCCCACGTCAGGGCCGGCCGAAACTCGCCTCCGTCACGGTCCGTTGTCAGCAGTCCTGAATCAACTCTTATCCAGACCGTAGCAGGAATGCAAAGTCCTGACTGCGAGTTCTGCGTAAGGACCATCAATCAGGATGGAAATCTTGATTTCTGACGTCGTAATGGCCTTGATGTTGATGCCTTTTTCGGCAAGTGCCCGGAAAGCGGTCGCGGCAACGCCGGCATGCGAGCGCATGCCGATGCCGATGACCGATACCTTGACCAGACCTGATTCGCTCTGGACGACGTCGTAGCCGATCTTTTCCTTGTTTTCGCCAAGGACGCGAAGCGCCTTGGCGACATCGCCGGAAGGAACGGTGAAGGTCATGTCGGTCTTGGAACCGTCCTCGGAAATATTCTGGACGATCATGTCGACATTGATGTGGTTTTCGGCCAGCGGCCCGAAGATCGCGGCGGAAACGCCCGGCCGGTCGGCAAGACGGCGCAGCGAGATCTGAGCCTCATCCTTGGCATAGGCAATGCCGGTGACTACTTCCTGTTCCACGATTTCATCCTCGTCACAAATCAGCGTTCCGGGCGGGTTGAGCAGATCGCCCATGCCCGGAGCATCGGGATCCTCGAAAGAAGAGCGCACGAAGGTGCGGACCTTGAAGACCATGGCCAGTTCGACCGAGCGCACCTGCAGCACCTTGGCGCCGAGAGAGGCCATTTCGAGCATTTCCTCGAAGGCGATCTTCTTCAGGCGGCGGGCCTTCGGCTCGATACGCGGATCGGTCGTATAGACACCATCGACGTCTGTATAGATGTCGCAACGGTCCGCCTTGACGGCGGCGGCGATCGCGACTGCCGAGGTGTCGGAGCCGCCGCGGCCGAGCGTCGCGAGGCGATTGTCCGGGCCAAGACCCTGGAAGCCGGCAACGACGGCGACCTGGCCTTCCCCCATCCGGCGGATCATATCCTCGCCGTCGATCTCGAGAATGCGGGCCGCCCCATGCGCATTGTCGGTGCGGATCGGGATCTGCCAGCCCTGCCACGAACGGGCATTGATGCCCATGGCCTGCAGCGCGATCGCCAGCAGGCCGGAGGTGACCTGCTCGCCCGAGGCGACAACCGCGTCATATTCGCGCGCATCATAGATGGAATGATCGGCGCCGGTGACTTTCGGCATGTTCTGGACCCAGCCGACCAGCTCGTTGGTCTTGCCGGACATGGCGGAAACGACGACTGCCACTTCATGGCCGGCATCGACCTCGCGTTTCACATGGCGTGCGACGTTCTTGATACGGTCCAGATCCGCGACGGACGTTCCGCCGAATTTCATCACGATGCGTGCCATGTGCCTCTACCAGTACCCTGCGCCGGGCGGCCGAATGCGGAAAGCCCGACATGCAAAATCGCCCTCCCGGTTCGGTAGCCGGAAAAGCGTGATCTCAATGGGGCCGTCTCTTAGCGAGTTTGTCGGGCGGGTGCAATAGCATGGCACACCCGGCGCGACAAAAACTATACTTTAATAGTCAACTTTCAAAGTCGACCAGAGCTTGTCAAGAATTCCGCCTTCCCTCGGGATATTTTCCTTGTTGAGGAAGGTGGCGACGAGTATGCCGCCCTCCGGCCGGCCGGTCGCGACAATCTCATATTCCATGACATCGTCGTCCGTGGTGGTTTCCGCCTTCACGCCCTTCAGCACCCTTCCGCTTGGAAGCGTGCGTTGCATGGTCTGCTTGGTTATCTTCGCGCCGCCGCTGAGGCTTTCCTGCACCATCTGCTGCAACACGACATCGGCGTTGCCGGACGGATCGAGGCCTTTATAGACCTGCACGATGATGCCGGTGCCGATCGGCGTCATCAGCGCATATTGCTGCACGCCGTCGCCGAGATCCGTCTTTGCGACGGTGAGCTTGCCATCGTGATCGAAGGAAAACTTGCCGCCGGTGAACGTCACCGAATCGCTGCGCTGCAGCTCCACCGGAACCTTGCGGCCATCCTTCATGGTGACTTCGAATGTATCGCCGGGATTGATGCCCACCACGACACCATCGATCGTCAGGCGATACCCCTTGCTGTCCCCAGCATTTGCGTGGCCAACAACAAGGCAACCCATGGCGATAGCCGTCGCGAGACGGAGTGGTCTCATGAGGAACTCCTCTATACGCCGGTCGATCGGAATCGATCCCGGTTCTGAAAGTCCATTTCACAGCCCGGCGATTGATCGGCCATAAGATACCTCCATGTCAACCTCGGGATCGCAATTCGCTGCCGCCGATCGGCGCACCCACGGGCGATCGATGGCCACAGCCCTTGACATCGCGCATCGATCGTCCGACTTCACACGGAGAGGCATTGTTGCTTGCGCTCGCCCGGACCACGGCATGGCGCAGATCACGGAGTGAACCATGAGCGAAACGGCAAAGAGCACGATCGACCAGAGCGAAGTCGACCGTTTTTCCGCCATGGCGGCCGAGTGGTGGAGCCCGACCGGCAAGTTCAAGCCATTGCACAAGTTCAATCCGGTGCGCCTGGCCTATATTCGCGATCACGCCTGCGAGAATTTCGGCCGCGATCCGAAGAGCAGCCGGCCGCTGGAAGGCCTGCGCGTGCTCGATATCGGCTGTGGCGGCGGCCTGCTGTCCGAGCCGGTGGCGCGCATGGGTGCCGCGGTCGTCGGCGCCGACCCCTCGGAAAAGAACATCGGCATTGCCACGACCCATGCGAAGGCCTCGGGCGTTCCTGTCGATTATCGCGCCGTTACCGCTGAGCAGCTGGCCGAGGCGGGCGAAACTTTCGATATCGTGCTGAACATGGAAGTGGTCGAGCACGTCGCCGACGTCGAATTCTTCCTCTCCACCTGCGCGAAAATGGTGCGCCCCGGCGGCCTGATGTTCGTTGCGACCATCAACCGCACCATGAAGGCAGCCGCCCTTGCCATTTTCGCGGCGGAAAACGTGCTGCGCTGGCTGCCGCGCGGCACCCATCAATATGAAAAGCTCGTGCGTCCGGAAGAAATCGAAAAGCCGCTTGCCGCCGATGGATTGGAAATCGTAGCCCGCACCGGCGTCTTCTATTCGCCGCTGCAGGACCGCTGGAACCTCTCGAAGGATATGGACGTCAACTACATGCTGCTGGCGAAGCGGGCGAACTTGAGCTGATCGCCCGCCGGCGAACCGGCATCAAACCTTCAATGTCATGACATGCGCCAGCAACTCGCCTTGCGTTGCGGCATTCAACGCGACGAGCTCCTTGATACGAAGGCGGTCGATCTCAAGCGGCTGACCATCTGGTCCATAGGGCTGCTTGAACGAGAACGCCGTCCGGCTTGCTCCACGGTCGTGAAGATGTTCGAGCCGCTCGACGCCGTCCTTCCACACCGGAACGGTCCCGGCATCCACCCACCAAAGAACAAGCGGCGGCCAGCTTTGCCTGACATTCCATTGCCGTGCATGTTTCAAGGCGTCGGCATGCACGCCGCTATAGGTAAATGCCATCAGCGACTCGATATCGGTCCAGAGCGACAGCGACGATGGCGCCGTGGTAAATCCGCTACCTTCGATGAAACGCGGAAAGACCTGTTCGCCCCAACAGGAGGGTTGCGGCTCGCCCGGATAGCCGGAACGGCCGATGAAGCCGCTTGCGCGAGCGGCCGCCTCGAAGTTTGCCGCTTCACGCAGGCGAAATCCTTCGACGTCGGGGCTTTCATAGGCCGCGACATGCAGCCCGAAATTATACATGGCAAGATGCTTGCCGGCGCTCGCCGGCATCAGTTGACGTCGTCAGGCAGTACGGGGATAGCGGCGATCTCGATGCCTTCCTCGACGAGAGCCTGCGCCTCGTCCGGCGTCGCCTTGCCGATGATCCCGCGCGCATCCGCCTCGCCATAGTGGATCTTGCGGGCTTCTTCCGGGAACTTGGCACCGACATCCTCGGCATTCGCCTTGATGGCGTCGACCGCTTCCTTGAGCTTTGTCATCGCGTGCTTGCGCGCGGCATCCATGGCGAGCGTCTGCATCTCGTCCTTCCTGCGCGCCGTCGAAACCGAAGGCGCCATCAGGAGCTTGGAGATCGCAGCCGAATTGCAGACGGGACAGGTGAGGAAACCGCTTGCGACCTGGCGGTCGAAATCGGCGCTTTCGGAAAACCAGCCCTCGAACTCATGGGCATTGTCACAGCTAAGCGAATAACGGATCAAGCAGCGACGCCTCCAGCCGCCGGCGTCGCGATCTTCTCAAGCGAGAACTCGCGCGCATTCTTCAGGTTCGGTATCTTGTCATGGGCCAATTTCACCGCGGCGACATCGATCTCGGCGATGACGACCGCCTCCCCCGTGCCGCCGGCTGATGCCAGCACCTTGCCCCACGGGTCGATGATCATCGAATGGCCGAAGGTTTCGCGGCCGTCCTCATGCTTGCCGGCCTGCGCGGCGGCAATGACGAACATGCCGTTTTCGATGGCGCGGGCGCGCAGCAGGATTTCCCAATGCGCTTCGCCCGTCTGTTTCGTGAAGGCGGCGGGCACAGTCATCACCTCCGCGCCGGCAACGGCCTGGGCGCGGAAAAGCTGCGGAAAGCGCACGTCGTAGCAGATGGAAAAGCCGAGTTCGGCAAAGGGCAGCGACGCGATGCGCGCTTCAGAACCCGGACGGTAGACGGCGCTCTCGCGCCAGCTCTCGCCATTGTCGAGATCGACGTCGAACATATGGATCTTGTCGTAGCGGTTGATGAGCTTGCCGTCGGGACCGAAGAGGAAGCCGCGATTGGCGATCTTGCCGTCATCGAGCGCGATAGCCGTCGAGCCGATATGCAGGTGGATACCGAGCTCCTTTGCCAGCTCGGATGCCGTCTTGACGATGATATCGTCCGGCTCGTCGCGCAGCACGGCGCGCATAGCAGGCCGATCCTTCTGTACCGCGCCCGTCATCTCCGGCGTCTGCACATAGACAGCACCCTGCGAGACGGCTTCACGTACCAGGCGCGCCATGTCGGCTGCGTTCTTCACCGGATCGACGCCGGAACACATCTGGATGGCAGCGGCCTTGAAGCTCATCGTTTTCTCCCTCGTCGGAACAGATCAGGCTGATAGCATCGGGTCGAGCTTGCCGGCCCGCTCGAGCGCGTGAATATCGTCGCAGCCGCCGACATGCTCGCCATCGATGAAGATCTGCGGGAAGGTCGATCGGCCGTTCGCCTTGGCGATCATCTCCTGCCGCATCTCGGGCGAATAGGTGGCGTTGTGCTCGACATAGTCGACGCCCTTGGATTCGAGCAGTGATTTCGCACGGGCGCAATAGCCGCAGAATTCACGCGTATAAATAACGACGGATGCCATGATCCACTCCGGAAAAGCTCAGATTGAGTGTCATATAAGATGGCCGACGACCCTTGCAAAGGTCAAAACCGTGACATCGGCGGCGCCTGCTTTCTTCAGGGCCCGCGTCGCCGCCGCAACCGTCGCGCCAGTCGTATAGACGTCATCAACGAGAACGATGCGCCGCCCGAATATATCGGCCGCCCGGTGCTCGGAGACGGCAAAGGCGCCACGCACATTGTCCTGCCGCGCCTTCGCCCCGAGGCCGACCTGCTGGCTCGTCCGCTTGA encodes the following:
- the ptsP gene encoding phosphoenolpyruvate--protein phosphotransferase gives rise to the protein MRDLSGGPRVLLKRLRELMAEPLEPQERLDRIVRQIASNMVAEVCSVYVLRADGVLELYATEGLKKEAVHLSQLKMGQGLVGTIAASAQPLNLSDAQSHPAYRYLPETGEEIYHSFLGVPILRTGRSLGVLVVQNKASRTYREEELEALETTAMVLAEMIATGELKKITKPGLELDLTRSVTIDGDTYNEGIGLGYVVLHEPRIVVTNLLNDDADKEIGRLAEALGSLRISIDDMLSRRDVSMEGEHREVLETYRMFAHDQGWVRKLEEAVRNGLTAEAAVEKVQSDTKARMMRLTDPYLRERMHDFEDLANRLLRQLIGHSGRTSAEGFPNDAIIFARAMGAAELLDYPRANIRGLVLEEGAVTSHVVIVARAMGIPVVGQAAGVVALAENGDSVIIDGDGGHVHLRPMADHQRSYEEKVRFRARRQEQFRALRAVEPVTRDGQRVTLMMNAGLLVDLPQLAESGAEGIGLFRTELQFMIASTMPKAEEQEAFYRNVMKQAVGHVVTFRTLDIGGDKVVPYFRAHEEENPALGWRAIRLSLDRPGLLRTQLRAMLKAAADNELKMMVPMVTEVSEIRAVRELLQKEVQHLSRFGHGLPRKLQFGAMLEVPALLWQLDELMAEVDFVSVGSNDLFQFAMAVDRGNARVSDRFDPLERPFLRILRDIVRAGERNKTPVTLCGELAGKTISAMALLGLGFRSVSMSPASIGPVKAMLLGLDLQALSDVMETALDDRQPTTSMRDILARFAESHNIPL
- a CDS encoding aspartate kinase; amino-acid sequence: MARIVMKFGGTSVADLDRIKNVARHVKREVDAGHEVAVVVSAMSGKTNELVGWVQNMPKVTGADHSIYDAREYDAVVASGEQVTSGLLAIALQAMGINARSWQGWQIPIRTDNAHGAARILEIDGEDMIRRMGEGQVAVVAGFQGLGPDNRLATLGRGGSDTSAVAIAAAVKADRCDIYTDVDGVYTTDPRIEPKARRLKKIAFEEMLEMASLGAKVLQVRSVELAMVFKVRTFVRSSFEDPDAPGMGDLLNPPGTLICDEDEIVEQEVVTGIAYAKDEAQISLRRLADRPGVSAAIFGPLAENHINVDMIVQNISEDGSKTDMTFTVPSGDVAKALRVLGENKEKIGYDVVQSESGLVKVSVIGIGMRSHAGVAATAFRALAEKGINIKAITTSEIKISILIDGPYAELAVRTLHSCYGLDKS
- the ubiG gene encoding bifunctional 2-polyprenyl-6-hydroxyphenol methylase/3-demethylubiquinol 3-O-methyltransferase UbiG; amino-acid sequence: MSETAKSTIDQSEVDRFSAMAAEWWSPTGKFKPLHKFNPVRLAYIRDHACENFGRDPKSSRPLEGLRVLDIGCGGGLLSEPVARMGAAVVGADPSEKNIGIATTHAKASGVPVDYRAVTAEQLAEAGETFDIVLNMEVVEHVADVEFFLSTCAKMVRPGGLMFVATINRTMKAAALAIFAAENVLRWLPRGTHQYEKLVRPEEIEKPLAADGLEIVARTGVFYSPLQDRWNLSKDMDVNYMLLAKRANLS
- a CDS encoding DUF3291 domain-containing protein — protein: MPASAGKHLAMYNFGLHVAAYESPDVEGFRLREAANFEAAARASGFIGRSGYPGEPQPSCWGEQVFPRFIEGSGFTTAPSSLSLWTDIESLMAFTYSGVHADALKHARQWNVRQSWPPLVLWWVDAGTVPVWKDGVERLEHLHDRGASRTAFSFKQPYGPDGQPLEIDRLRIKELVALNAATQGELLAHVMTLKV
- a CDS encoding DUF1178 family protein, with translation MIRYSLSCDNAHEFEGWFSESADFDRQVASGFLTCPVCNSAAISKLLMAPSVSTARRKDEMQTLAMDAARKHAMTKLKEAVDAIKANAEDVGAKFPEEARKIHYGEADARGIIGKATPDEAQALVEEGIEIAAIPVLPDDVN
- a CDS encoding carbon-nitrogen hydrolase family protein, giving the protein MSFKAAAIQMCSGVDPVKNAADMARLVREAVSQGAVYVQTPEMTGAVQKDRPAMRAVLRDEPDDIIVKTASELAKELGIHLHIGSTAIALDDGKIANRGFLFGPDGKLINRYDKIHMFDVDLDNGESWRESAVYRPGSEARIASLPFAELGFSICYDVRFPQLFRAQAVAGAEVMTVPAAFTKQTGEAHWEILLRARAIENGMFVIAAAQAGKHEDGRETFGHSMIIDPWGKVLASAGGTGEAVVIAEIDVAAVKLAHDKIPNLKNAREFSLEKIATPAAGGVAA
- the grxC gene encoding glutaredoxin 3, producing MASVVIYTREFCGYCARAKSLLESKGVDYVEHNATYSPEMRQEMIAKANGRSTFPQIFIDGEHVGGCDDIHALERAGKLDPMLSA